In the Scyliorhinus torazame isolate Kashiwa2021f chromosome 4, sScyTor2.1, whole genome shotgun sequence genome, one interval contains:
- the gdf7 gene encoding growth/differentiation factor 6-A → MDIPKAAALVWCALCCCWEFLSVLEAAALGSRQDSPPRDAVSSSSLDRKHERTFRHRRAGPVVPHEYMLSLYRILSERERTGLNSSLTRAPTRANMVTSFVEQGHDGTSVGKRQRYLFDVSKLPTSEELVGGELRISRHFAVNLQAALSEGGSLYRTELYSCQGLGEYPPKRMDSRTVDILDADSSHWQVFDVWDLLKSHITATLLCLDLEVISDYSQEALDPRLLGFNRSDQPEEKALLVVFSNTRKRENLFREIRDKIKSLGGSDSLQPSNEPNVKRRRKRRTAFSSRPSRGSGKKGRSRCSRKPLHVNFKELGWDDWIIAPLDYEAYHCEGICDFPLRSHLEPTNHAIIQTLMNSMDPESTPPSCCVPSKLSPISILYIDSGNNVVYKQYEDMVVESCGCR, encoded by the exons ATGGATATACCGAAGGCTGCAGCTCTTGTGTGGTGCGCTCTGTGCTGCTGTTGGGAGTTTCTTTCTGTCCTGGAAGCTGCTGCGCTGGGATCCCGGCAGGATTCTCCTCCTCGGGATGCTGTTTCCTCGTCCTCCCTGGACAGAAAGCATGAGCGGACTTTCAGGCACCGCCGCGCCGGCCCGGTGGTGCCGCATGAGTACATGCTGTCACTTTACAGGATCCTGTCGGAGAGGGAGAGGACCGGGCTCAACAGCAGTCTGACCCGTGCCCCAACCCGTGCCAACATGGTCACCAGCTTTGTGGAGCAAGGACATG ACGGAACCTCCGTTGGGAAGAGACAGAGATACCTATTCGATGTCTCCAAGCTGCCAACCAGCGAAGAGCTTGTGGGAGGCGAGCTGAGGATTTCCAGACACTTCGCAGTCAACCTGCAAGCGGCGCTGTCGGAGGGCGGCAGTCTGTATCGGACTGAATtatattcctgccagggactgggaGAGTACCCCCCAAAACGAATGGATTCGCGGACAGTCGATATCCTGGACGCCGACTCATCTCACTGGCAAGTGTTCGACGTGTGGGATTTACTGAAAAGCCACATCACTGCGACCTTACTGTGTTTGGATCTGGAAGTTATTTCCGATTACTCCCAGGAGGCTTTAGATCCCAGGCTTCTGGGATTTAATCGCTCTGATCAGCCTGAGGAAAAAGCCCTTCTGGTGGTGTTCAGCAACACGAGGAAAAGGGAAAACCTCTTCCGGGAGATCAGAGATAAGATCAAATCGCTGGGTGGGTCGGATTCACTACAACCCAGTAATGAACCCAACGTCAAGCGCCGAAGGAAAAGGAGAACTGCTTTCTCAAGCAGGCCCAGCAGAGGCAGCGGGAAAAAGGGCAGGTCGAGATGTAGCCGGAAGCCCCTTCATGTTAACTTCAAGGAGCTGGGCTGGGACGACTGGATCATTGCGCCTTTAGATTACGAGGCGTACCATTGTGAAGGGATCTGCGATTTCCCACTCAGATCCCACCTTGAACCCACTAACCACGCCATCATACAAACGTTGATGAACTCCATGGACCCGGAGTCCACGCCCCCCAGCTGCTGTGTCCCATCCAAACTCAGCCCAATTAGCATTTTGTACATAGACTCAGGCAACAATGTGGTTTATAAACAGTACGAAGACATGGTGGTGGAATCGTGTGGCTGCAGGTAG